The genomic DNA AAATATTTAGCCTATAGCCctaatatttagctaatgaatggtGTAATATCTAGCTTCTTACTTCGGCTACACATCACTAGCCTCTCTCTTCCAGCTGCTCCCGAGCgcaacaggctataggctacgcaAGCCTCTCCGCAATAGGCATTTCTCTTCTCGTGAAATCCCAGGAAAAGCTATAGGCTACAAAAGCTATAGGACATTTATTTAGATCATTTTTTATACTAGACCTAATAGCCTATTCGGGGAATGAAGCAGGCTTGCTAATTGCTGAATGTAAAACAGGCCTACAGCATAGAAAATGCAGGTCGAGGAAATGTGAGGAGAAAAGGTGCATTGGTGTGATCACTTTTGGCAAGTTATGATAACATTATTGCACTGATGCATTGGAAATAGTTGCACAGGACATACAGAGATGAGCACAGTGAAAACGAAGACCCAAAGGAATTGACAACCATTAGAAAAATGGAAATCACTTGCAAACCACTTGAGCAACAAGGCAATGATATGCTGTAAAAGATGTGCAGGCTAAATGGCGTTTGTTGTTGAATTGCTACATTTAAATACAAGTTACTATATTATTTTTCATTAGGCCTACGTGTATACATTGAAGTATTATTTGCAGTTGTCACTAtgacaatgaacacaccctgaaagCACTGAATGATCTGAACCAGAccagacctcatgaatggtcttgtGTTACCACCTTATTAATAGGCAGCGTGCAGAAGGATGCGTTGATCAGTGGATTGACAGGTGTCGGACTGGAGAACAATAAactttcctctagtgtggatgctcaccaaCATTTTATAGTTATCGTTATTGTTATTGGCTTGGTGGATGACCCGGGCCTTAACACAACACAACTAACGTTATCACAACAGAACTAGCCTACTAGTaagtctagctaacgttagcgaacttgaatgaaataaatataaaatTACACTTACTTATTTACTTGACTTTTATACTCTATAAATGTACTCTTTCAAATGATTTACTCTGGCAAGTTTGCCACCGGCAGGCTTCAGTAGGGAAGTAAAGCGGAAGTCGAATCCCTCACTTCCTGTTGTTTGGCTGTTCCCATAGCAACGTTCGAAAGTTAGGTAGATAGTTAGtatataatagtgggcactttgaatagaGTGCTGTTTGACATGATAACGAATGAAAAAGCCAGGGAGgtgttattgtgacagggtaggaacgcGTTGGttagtgtttcctaggggaccctataatctttggctacattaaatgttttttattagatacttcatgtagctaacattcatgcttcgcctattcctctttgatttagaagatactttTGCACAAAAAAATATGCTGATTTAggtatcaggctgtattagctagctacgttCGCTCTGACTAAGTACATTTattagttagctagccagctaactagctattaGCATTTGCGGCTAAAACGATTTGTTAgccacaacttgctaagaaaagacaaactaggtgtttgcagacagtaagatacacaaaCTGTGTAATTATagtttatattaagaagcaaagcaGAAAATCTGCTTCATGGTCGTCAACATTTTTGTTGCATGtactgcattgaccatgcagactgaataCAAGTGGTCGAGCAACAACTGCCGCCCTTCTGCGCTGCTTGAGTGACAGGGGCGGGGCTTGGTCTGTGTGGAAagtggcatggagagagagagccaagtGTGCAACTGCAGCCTGCAATTCGGGgcattcctgcatgtgggcattcctgagTTTTTCGCCCCCGCCTCCCTGAGTCCTCCTTACTAGCTAGCAGGGTTGACaccagtagacagtgtcctttgcTTCCACCTGCTAAACACCTGCCCTCACCGTCGTTAACAGACCTGCGGGAAAACAGTGCCCGACAggcgggggcgaaggacactgtctaccggttgCCCCCGCCTACCGCTAGCACAGCAGACTTGGGCGATACCGTGTGCTAGCTAACCAGCGACACAGTgtgctagctagtttgctagcaCACATGGCTAGTTAGCACATGGTGTAGcccccgcctgctgtgtaccggacTAGCTGGCTAAGCTAGAACACAGTTTCCTTCGCTCCCACCTGTCGAACACCTGCCCTCGCCGTCTTTAACAGAACTATGGGAAAACACTGCCCGACAGGCGGGGACGAAGGACAATGTCTACCGGTGTACAGCTAGCTAGATACCGTTGTCGCAGGTGGGCCCTAGCTATCGGTTATCAGTCAGATGATGATATGATTATCTTCGATTGTACATAGATACTTTTGATGATAAAACaggtcaaatatattttgatatttcCAGAAAGGTAGATGTCCCTAAATGTCAGACCTAGAATCAGATAATCCCTTCCTAAACCTAACCTATTAGGGGGCTGAAAGGAATATCTGTCCCTGTATTAGCTGCACCTGCTACCACCTACTCAATTTTTTAATTGCTTTCAGGACATCATTTGCCATGTTATTGCTAACAACCTCAGACTAAATATTATTTGTGTTCAAGCAGCCATGTTGTATTGACAAAACCTGCCATGTTGGTGGCCTGATTAAACCTGACTGAACATTGCGCTCCAGGGCTCTACGTTGAACTTTTTTTAAAGGAGCATGTGAGCacctaagttgaaaaatgtaggagCGCAAATaaatttaggagcacaatgaaaaatGAGGTAACAAGCTGTTTTCTTTGTAGTAATGGTGCAAGCATGATGTGCATGAATCTGCGCTCAGTGTACTCTCAGTGGCTCTAAGGGGCTGCGGTACAGTGAAGTAATCATTGCAACAACTATCATTTTTTTCTAGGcgcactggtgctcctaaataaaaattccaggtcgcacagcaaaatatttaggtgCATATGCAAGTAAAATGGTCGCACTGTTGGTTTACTTAACCTGAACTGAAACAACAGTGAAACATAGCAAAATCAGTTTGGATGCCAGGCTACCATGTTGGTGCAAAATGACGCAAGTCAAGTGCCCCTTACCTTTCAATATGTCTAGACATATTCTTCCCAGCTTGTCTACGTTGGGGTGGTATATTTTGGTCATAAAGCGTACTTTCGGAGCTGCCATGGGGTATTCCTCGGGAAGAAAGAGTTCAAGTTTAAACGTGCCGCCTTCGAAGGGCGAGTCTTGGGGCCCGGCGATGACCACATGGAAGTAGCGGGCGTTACCTTCGTCAGGCTCCGCCTTGATGCCTGGAACAGGCTCTGCCATCAAGCGCTGAGTCTCCTGACAAACGACAGAGATACAAACAGTGTTAGGCCTAGATGcaaatacagacacacaaacactgagtaTGTTGGTCTGTATTTATGAATCTATCAATCTAGTGGTGGTAACCATTGTTCAGCAGGCACATTTGTAAGTTTGTTCCCCTGCTTACTCATCCCTTACAATACTAAGAAAATCCACTAATTTCAGTGTTAGGACTGATCAATCTTTCAAAGACATTGCCTACAGCCCAAAACATCTAGCCTAACATTTCTCTAGCAAATGGATGGAGAAAACATGGCCCACGCCTCCTACTAGGCAGCTAGCAGTGAGTCACTACGCTTAGTGGGTCTATAGCAGAATATCAGGCAGCTGAGTCTACTcatttttgttttccgttgcaaaccTTTCCAAAATGTTttcctaatgaatacgacccaggtgaCAACTAGGGCTAAGTTTCCCCATCAACCACTGCAGAAGAGTACATCTTGTAGGCTGACTAGCTCATCATGGAAGCCAAGTGCCCCCGGCTCAGGGCTGAGACCAGGGCATAACATTTACTTTTTTGTCCACCAGCCACTGTTGCAGGTAGATTTAAAAATCgaccagccactcagattttttaccTGCCAAAATATTTATTTTGTCACAAAGATTACACCAACAAAACATAAAAAAACATGAgtatgctttgtaatgtttctaaaacaatatgtattactagtaagaagtaactAATGTGGTGTATTgaataatacttttttttgtgacctgagtcttttaaccaaaatgTCACAGATAAGATAAATGTTCACCTGCCCATTTAAACCGTGGAGAGTACCGTGGTAGAGCGCCTGGAGTCATGTTTGTATCTGTGAGATTGAGTTTTACTAGTAGAAGCTTagtcttctcttccctagcaTAGAAAAACAACCTAGTTTGTGAACATAACAATGTAAATTGCCAAGAAacaaagtctcacttcagtatactttagtttcaagtaaattagaccaacttttatAACTGTGCGCAGCGCTTCTAAAAATGAATATTTCACTCAGCTCTTCACATGCGCACAGCCTGGCAGTGTTATTGCGCGAGGTGGGATAGGCTATATAGGATTCGTAGTTCTTTGACTTTGTGCgattaatttaccagctatgaaacaaaacggcggaaatactttgaaaactgctactgcagcatttattttactGTAAAGGTGATCATACTTGACTATTTTTATTCAAAAATGCGAGTGAAATGCTCgcactgtggagccctgaccacccgccaacgtggctggtgaagtATAAATGTTACacgccaatgccaaaatctaccaGTATTTGGCAGGTGGCgggtgttaattttaggccctggaGAAACACACACCCTTCTCAACGTGACGGAACATAAGCCAGCTGATACGGCCTTATGGTAATGCAAGAGGCTGGGTGACACCTGTAACAGGAATACTGCACGTGCAGCAACAGGAATACTGCACGTGCAGCAACAACAATGGACTTTTACGGGCCTATTCCTCTTCACTTGCCCATAGTAGCCTAAAATaccaatacagtgcattcggaaaatattcagaccccttgactttttccacattttgttacgttacagccttattctaaaattcattaaatacccccctcccctcaatctacacacaataccccaatatgacaaagcgaaaacaggtttttagaaatgtttgcaaaaaatgttcttatttttaattgttttacaaattgtttacataagtattcagaccatttgctatgagactcgaaattgagctcaggtgcatcctgtttccattgatcatccttgagatgtttctacaacttgattggagtccacctgtggtgaattcaattgattggacatgatttggaaaggcacacacctgtctatataaggtcccacagttgacagtgcatgtcagagcaaaaaccaagccatgatgtcgaaggaattgtccgtagagctccgagacaggattgtgtcgaggcacagatctggggaagggtaccaaaacatttatgcagcattgaaggtccccaagaacacagtggtctccatcattcttaaatggaagaagtttgaaactaccaagactcttcctagagctggccgcccggccaaactgagcaatcgagggagaagggccttggtcagggaggtgaccaagaacccgatggtcactctgacagagctctagagttcctctgtggagatgggaaaaccttccagaaggacaaccatctctgcagcactccaccaatcaggcggacggaagccactactcagtaaaaggcacatgacagcccgcttggagtttgccaaaaggcacctaaaggactctcagaccatgagaaacaagattctctggtctgatgaaaccaagatagaactctttggcctgaatgccaagcgtcacgtctggagtaaacctggcaccatccctacggtgaagcatggtggtgacaagatcatgctgtggggatgtttttcagcggcagggactgggagactactcaggatcgagggaaagatgaacgaagcaaagtacagagagatccttgatgggaacctgctccagagcgctcaggacctgtctggggcgaaggttcaccttccaacaggacaacgaccctaagcacacagccaagacaatgcaggagtggcttcgggacaagtctctgaatgtccttgagtggaccagccagaacccggacttgaacccaattgaacatctctggagagacttgaaaatagctgtgcagcgacgctccccatccaacctgacagagcttgtgaggaTCGGCAGAGTataatgggataaactccccaagtacaggtgtgccaagcttgtagcgtcatacccaagaagattcgaggctgtaatcgctgccaaaggtgcttcagcaaagtactgagtaaaatacttatgtaaatgtaatcagtaaaaaaatatatatataaataaattagccgaaatttctaaaaaacagtttttgcttcgtcattatggggtattgtgtttagattgagggaaaaaactatttaatccattttagaataaggctgtagcgtaaacattttaggaaaaagtcaaggtctgaatactttccgaatgcactgtatataacaaaTTCACATTTCATGCATCTAAATGGCATTTCCATCTAAAacgacccatgagcaccaacatgtctAGTTCATAGGAGTATTACAAATTGTGTTTCAAATGAAAAGCTATAGCGACTATATTTTGGGGAAATGAAGGCATGGATTCTTTTTCAAACATTTTCTATCTTAAAAAATTACGCATGACTAAAGGGTTTGAGTTCTGGATGAACAAATGGAAAAGGGGACTTAGAAAACAtttaccagaaaaagtcttaaaaaggTATCAGAAATGCATCAAAACCCAACAATGTTGAGAAAGACGCCTGCCAATTAATATCAACACATATTTCGTTTGAGAAATTGTTTACCTTCTAAGTTTAAGAAACAC from Coregonus clupeaformis isolate EN_2021a chromosome 11, ASM2061545v1, whole genome shotgun sequence includes the following:
- the LOC121576998 gene encoding ubiquitin-conjugating enzyme E2 N translates to MAGLPRRIIKETQRLMAEPVPGIKAEPDEGNARYFHVVIAGPQDSPFEGGTFKLELFLPEEYPMAAPKVRFMTKIYHPNVDKLGRICLDILKDKWSPALQIRTVLLSIQALLSAPNPDDPLANDVAEQWKSNEAQAIETARTWTRLYAQNNIEV